From one Dermacentor andersoni chromosome 1, qqDerAnde1_hic_scaffold, whole genome shotgun sequence genomic stretch:
- the Prp19 gene encoding pre-mRNA-processing factor 19 translates to MSFCCALSNETPEQPVVSPASGNVFERRLIAKYVREHGTDPINGQPLTEDMLIDLKVAPIAKPRPPSATSVPALLKALQDEWDAVMLHSFSLRQQLQTARQELSHTLYQHDAACRVIARLTKEVTAAREALATLKPQAAGGGAAAGAAVEAVAMETTEEAGGMTAEVVRRLQEKAALLTAQRKKRGKAIPEDLAKPEELRAYQTLGSHPGLHSAGLPGILALDVSPTDRILTGGSDRNAAVFNKDTEQVVAVLKGHTKKVTSVVFHPDEDTAVTASPDTTVRVWHIPSAQTTQIIRAHEGPVTGLSLHATGDYLLSTSTDQHWAFSDLHTGRVLARVLDNCGLTAAEFHPDGLILGTGTSDALVKIWDLKERTNVANFPGHSGSITALAFSENGYYLATAAGDAAVKLWDLRKLKNFRTIVLEDGYEVRDLYFDQSGTYLAVAGTDVRLYLCKQWDTLKVFSDHTALATGVRFTHRARNVASVSMDRTLKIYGLS, encoded by the exons ATGTCATTCTGCTGCGCATTGAGCAATGAGACGCCAGAGCAACCGGTGGTGTCCCCAGCGTCTGGAAATGTGTTCGAACGCCGTCTCATTGCAAAGTATGTCCGGGAACATGGCACAGACCCTATCAATGGCCAGCCACTGACAGAAGATATGCTTATTGATCTGAAGGTTGCTCCAATAGCCAAGCCACGGCCACCCTCTGCTACGAGTGTGCCTGCCTTGCTAAAGGCTTTGCAGGATGAGTGGGATGCTGTGATGTTGCACAGTTTTTCCTTGCGGCAGCAATTGCAGACAGCACGCCAGGAGCTTTCACACACACTGTACCAGCATGATGCTGCCTGCCGTGTCATCGCCCGTCTCACTAAGGAAGTGACAGCTGCCCGAGAGGCCTTGGCCACACTCAAACCCCAAGCTGCAGGTGGTGGTGCTGCTGCAGGAGCTGCCGTGGAAGCTGTGGCTATGGAGACGACTGAGGAGGCTGGTGGCATGACTGCCGAGGTGGTGCGCCGTCTGCAAGAGAAGGCTGCTTTGCTCACAGCACAGCGAAAGAAACGTGGCAAGGCCATTCCTGAAGACTTAGCCAAGCCTGAAGAGCTTCGGGCCTACCAAACGTTGGGTTCACACCCAGGCCTGCATAGTGCTGGCCTGCCGGGCATCCTAGCCTTAGATGTGAGCCCAACTGACCGTATCCTCACAGGTGGCAGTGACCGAAATGCAGCTGTCTTCAATAAGGACACTGAACAAGTGGTAGCTGTCCTGAAAGGTCACACAAAGAAG GTGACATCAGTGGTATTCCACCCAGATGAAGACACAGCAGTGACAGCATCACCAGACACCACAGTGCGTGTCTGGCACATCCCGTCTGCACAGACAACTCAGATTATTCGTGCTCACGAGGGACCAGTAACTGGGCTTAGCTTGCACGCAACCGGTGACTACCTGCTGTCAACGTCAACTGACCAGCATTGGGCTTTCTCTGACCTTCACACTGGCCGTGTGCTGGCTCGTGTGCTTGACAATTGTGGCCTAACAGCAGCCGAGTTCCATCCTGATGGTCTAATTTTAGGCACAGGCACATCAGATGCCTTAGTCAAGATTTGGGATTTGAAAGAGCGCACTAATGTCGCAAACTTCCCAGGTCACTCAGGCTCCATCACAGCACTGGCATTTTCAGAAAACGGATATTACCTGGCCACAGCAGCAGGGGATGCTGCTGTAAAGCTGTGGGATTTGCGTAAGCTGAAGAACTTTAGAACTATTGTCCTGGAAGACGGCTATGAAGTGCGGGATTTGTACTTCGACCAGAGTGGTACCTACCTGGCAGTGGCAGGAACAGATGTCCGTCTCTACCTTTGCAAACAGTGGGACACACTGAAGGTATTTTCAGACCACACAGCTTTGGCAACAGGTGTGCGATTCACTCACCGTGCCCGCAACGTGGCCTCGGTCTCCATGGATCGTACCCTCAAGATTTACGGGTTATCATAG